The following proteins are encoded in a genomic region of Lachnospiraceae bacterium KM106-2:
- a CDS encoding excinuclease ABC subunit C produces MFNIEEELKKLPGKPGVYIMHDKTDAIIYVGKAISLKNRVRQYFQSSRNLTPKIVQMVSRIDHFEYIVTDSELEALVLECNLIKEHKPKYNTMLKDDKTYPYIKVTVQEAYPRILFSRELKKDKAKYFGPYTSAGSVKDTIELITKLYKMRTCNRNLPKDEGKERPCLYYHIKQCGAPCQGYVSQEEYKKNVDQALDFLNGNYEPVIQMLEKKMLDASEAFEFEEAATYRDLMNSVKQVAQKQKITHFDGEDKDIIAFARAEDEAVVQVFFIRNGKLIGREHFHLTGVKGNTRSEVMTSFIKQFYAGTPFIPKELFLQEQVEDKEIIEEWLSSKRGQKVYIRVPLKGQKERLVELAAKNASLVLQQDSEKIVREEKRTIGAMKEIADLLGIDSIERIESFDISNTNGFENVGSMVVFEKGKPKKNDYRKFRIKWVKGADDYASMHEVLTRRLTHGLKELKELEEKNLHSDFGSFTRFPDLIMMDGGRGQVNIALQVLDELKLNIPVCGMVKDDNHRTRGLYFNNVELPIDTRGEGFKLITRIQDETHRFAIEYHRSLRSKTQVRSVLDDIEGIGPTRRKALMKYFKSIEAIKEADVATLKEAPSMNEKSAVQVYNYFH; encoded by the coding sequence GTGTTTAATATAGAAGAAGAATTAAAGAAATTACCGGGGAAACCTGGTGTATACATCATGCATGACAAAACCGATGCAATCATTTATGTTGGAAAAGCGATTAGTCTGAAAAATCGAGTGCGACAATATTTTCAAAGCAGTCGGAATTTAACACCTAAAATAGTACAAATGGTCTCAAGAATTGACCATTTTGAATATATTGTAACCGATTCAGAATTGGAAGCATTAGTGTTGGAATGTAATCTGATCAAAGAGCATAAGCCAAAATATAATACCATGTTAAAGGATGATAAAACTTATCCTTATATTAAAGTTACGGTTCAAGAAGCTTATCCAAGGATCTTATTCTCAAGAGAATTAAAGAAAGATAAGGCAAAGTATTTTGGACCATATACGAGTGCCGGTTCGGTAAAGGATACGATTGAATTAATTACAAAATTATATAAAATGCGTACATGCAATCGTAATTTGCCGAAAGACGAGGGAAAAGAACGACCATGCCTTTACTATCATATTAAGCAATGTGGTGCACCTTGTCAGGGTTATGTGAGTCAGGAAGAATATAAGAAGAATGTGGATCAGGCGCTTGATTTCTTAAATGGTAACTATGAGCCGGTAATCCAGATGTTAGAGAAGAAGATGCTGGATGCATCGGAAGCATTTGAATTTGAAGAGGCTGCCACATATCGTGATTTGATGAATAGTGTTAAACAAGTAGCGCAAAAGCAGAAGATTACCCACTTCGATGGGGAAGATAAGGATATCATTGCGTTTGCCAGAGCAGAAGATGAGGCGGTCGTACAAGTATTCTTTATTCGAAATGGTAAGTTGATCGGAAGAGAGCATTTCCATCTTACCGGTGTAAAAGGAAATACAAGAAGTGAAGTTATGACTAGTTTTATTAAGCAGTTTTATGCAGGAACTCCATTTATTCCAAAAGAGTTATTCTTACAAGAGCAAGTGGAGGATAAAGAGATCATTGAGGAGTGGCTGTCAAGTAAGCGTGGTCAGAAGGTTTATATCCGAGTTCCGTTAAAAGGACAAAAAGAGCGTTTGGTCGAATTAGCAGCGAAAAATGCCTCCTTAGTATTGCAGCAGGATTCTGAAAAGATTGTTCGAGAGGAGAAACGAACGATCGGTGCAATGAAAGAAATTGCTGATCTGCTTGGAATCGATAGTATTGAAAGAATTGAATCATTTGATATATCCAATACGAATGGTTTTGAAAATGTTGGCTCTATGGTTGTCTTTGAAAAAGGAAAACCGAAGAAGAATGACTATCGTAAGTTTAGGATTAAATGGGTAAAAGGCGCTGATGATTATGCATCTATGCATGAAGTATTAACTCGAAGATTAACTCATGGATTGAAGGAATTAAAGGAGTTAGAGGAAAAAAATCTACATTCAGATTTCGGAAGTTTTACAAGGTTCCCTGATCTTATTATGATGGATGGTGGACGTGGTCAGGTTAATATCGCATTGCAAGTATTAGACGAACTGAAATTAAATATTCCTGTCTGTGGTATGGTAAAGGATGATAATCATAGAACGAGAGGACTTTATTTTAATAATGTGGAGTTGCCAATCGATACAAGAGGAGAAGGATTTAAATTGATCACAAGAATCCAGGATGAGACCCATCGATTTGCGATTGAGTATCATCGTTCCCTTCGTTCTAAAACGCAAGTTAGATCGGTTCTTGATGATATTGAGGGTATTGGACCAACAAGGAGAAAAGCTCTCATGAAGTACTTTAAATCGATCGAGGCAATCAAGGAAGCTGATGTTGCAACATTGAAGGAAGCACCATCAATGAATGAAAAATCAGCTGTCCAGGTATACAATTATTTTCATTAG
- a CDS encoding HPr kinase/phosphorylase codes for MYTVALTKLIEKMDLENCTPEIDIDSIQLTQTDVNRPALQLAGFFDYFDSNRIQIIGNVEHTYMKKMEKEHGAIVLRQIFEYKVPCVVFCRNLEIEDNILQMAKEYNVPILRSKRSTSSFMAEVIRWLNVELAPRISIHGVLVDVFGEGVLIMGESGIGKSEAALELIKRGHRLVTDDVVEIKKVSDDTLIGTAPDITRHFIELRGIGIIDVKTLFGVESVKDTQAIDLVIKLEEWDKDREYDRLGLEEQYTEFLGNKVVCHSIPIRPGRNLAIICESAAVNYRQKKMGYNAARELYNRVTNNLMKK; via the coding sequence ATGTATACAGTTGCATTAACAAAATTAATAGAGAAAATGGATTTGGAAAATTGTACGCCGGAAATTGATATCGACAGCATTCAACTGACACAAACAGACGTGAATAGACCGGCCTTACAATTGGCGGGGTTTTTTGATTATTTTGATTCCAATCGTATTCAGATTATCGGTAATGTAGAACATACTTATATGAAGAAGATGGAGAAAGAGCATGGCGCAATCGTATTGCGTCAGATTTTTGAATATAAAGTCCCATGTGTTGTATTTTGTCGTAATCTTGAGATCGAAGATAATATCTTGCAGATGGCAAAGGAGTATAATGTCCCAATTTTACGATCAAAACGTTCGACTTCTTCCTTTATGGCAGAGGTAATTCGTTGGTTAAATGTCGAATTAGCACCAAGAATTTCAATCCATGGAGTATTGGTAGATGTATTTGGCGAAGGCGTTTTAATTATGGGTGAAAGTGGTATTGGAAAGAGTGAGGCAGCGCTTGAATTGATCAAACGTGGTCATCGTCTTGTTACCGATGATGTGGTAGAGATTAAGAAAGTAAGTGACGATACGTTGATCGGTACCGCACCGGATATCACTCGACATTTTATTGAATTACGTGGTATCGGAATTATTGATGTTAAGACATTATTCGGTGTCGAAAGTGTTAAGGATACACAAGCAATCGATTTAGTAATAAAACTAGAAGAATGGGACAAGGATCGTGAATATGATCGCCTTGGTTTGGAAGAGCAATATACAGAGTTTTTGGGGAATAAAGTAGTATGTCATTCCATTCCAATTCGTCCAGGTCGTAATTTAGCAATTATCTGCGAATCTGCTGCCGTTAACTATCGTCAGAAGAAGATGGGATATAATGCAGCGAGAGAATTATATAATCGTGTTACAAATAACCTTATGAAAAAATAA
- a CDS encoding glucokinase, giving the protein MKKYCMGVDIGGTTVKLGLFTEEGSVIDKWEVVTRKEDKGSHILEDVAESMTKKLEEKSISKEEVVGVGIGVPGPVTEDGTVIECVNLGWGIFNVAEVFRKLSGIENVKVGNDANVAALGEMWQGGGKGYENVIMITLGTGVGGGVILGGKILTGSKGAAGEIGHITVNFEEPDACNCGKHGCLEQFASATGIVKEAKRKLAAVTTPSVLREVSDLSAKAIFDAAKEGDALANELVDQLGKYLGMACSHIAQVVDPEVFVIGGGVSRAGKILIDVITKYYNGNVMLALKDKEFKLATLGNDAGIFGSARMVLG; this is encoded by the coding sequence ATGAAAAAGTATTGCATGGGGGTTGATATTGGCGGTACAACTGTCAAATTAGGCTTATTTACGGAAGAAGGAAGCGTAATCGACAAATGGGAAGTCGTTACGAGAAAAGAAGATAAAGGAAGTCATATTTTAGAAGATGTTGCAGAAAGTATGACAAAGAAGTTAGAAGAAAAAAGCATTAGCAAAGAAGAAGTAGTTGGTGTTGGAATTGGTGTACCAGGACCTGTTACTGAAGATGGTACGGTAATTGAATGTGTTAACCTTGGATGGGGAATCTTCAATGTTGCAGAAGTGTTCCGCAAATTATCAGGAATAGAGAATGTTAAAGTCGGAAATGATGCCAATGTAGCAGCTTTGGGTGAAATGTGGCAAGGTGGCGGAAAAGGATATGAAAATGTCATTATGATCACATTAGGTACTGGTGTCGGCGGTGGCGTTATTCTTGGTGGCAAGATCTTAACAGGAAGCAAAGGGGCAGCAGGTGAAATCGGACATATTACAGTTAATTTTGAGGAACCAGATGCTTGCAATTGTGGAAAACATGGATGCCTAGAACAATTTGCGTCTGCGACAGGTATTGTAAAGGAAGCAAAAAGAAAGCTTGCAGCAGTTACGACTCCTTCGGTATTACGCGAGGTATCTGATCTTTCCGCAAAGGCTATTTTTGATGCAGCCAAAGAGGGCGATGCATTAGCAAATGAGCTAGTTGATCAATTAGGAAAGTATTTAGGAATGGCTTGTTCTCATATCGCACAGGTAGTTGATCCAGAAGTATTCGTAATTGGTGGTGGAGTATCTCGTGCTGGAAAGATTTTAATTGACGTCATCACGAAATATTACAATGGCAATGTTATGCTCGCACTTAAGGATAAAGAGTTTAAACTTGCAACGCTTGGAAACGATGCAGGTATCTTTGGAAGTGCACGCATGGTTCTTGGTTAA
- a CDS encoding UDP-N-acetylenolpyruvoylglucosamine reductase yields the protein MTENRFYNKLIELVGEMKVKVQELLSKHTTFRIGGEADYFVTPSTVEEVKAVVALCKEEQIPFYIIGNGSNLLFGDGGFRGVVIQLGSSFAEIQMNVEDNADRVIVKAQSGVMLSKLAMTIAREGYAGFEYAAGIPGTLGGAVTMNAGAYGGEIKDHIIEAVVLDEEGNVITLSKEELQLGYRTSIIQKKELIVLEASFSFEKGDTDTILTSIKDLNNRRKEKQPLEYPSAGSTFKRPEGHFAGKLIMDSGLRGYRVGNVCVSEKHCGFVINLGGGTAKDVMTLIEDVKRIVFEKYQVELEPEVRIVGEFR from the coding sequence ATGACTGAAAATAGATTTTATAATAAATTAATAGAACTTGTTGGAGAAATGAAAGTAAAAGTGCAGGAGCTTCTTAGTAAACATACTACGTTTCGTATTGGCGGTGAAGCAGACTATTTTGTTACACCTTCTACAGTAGAAGAGGTTAAGGCGGTAGTAGCACTTTGTAAAGAAGAACAAATTCCATTTTATATCATTGGAAATGGAAGTAATCTTTTATTTGGTGATGGAGGGTTCCGTGGAGTTGTGATCCAGTTGGGAAGCAGTTTTGCAGAGATCCAGATGAATGTAGAAGATAATGCAGACCGTGTCATTGTAAAGGCACAGTCAGGAGTAATGCTTAGTAAACTTGCTATGACAATTGCTAGGGAAGGTTATGCAGGGTTTGAATATGCAGCAGGAATTCCAGGTACGTTAGGTGGAGCTGTTACGATGAATGCAGGTGCATATGGCGGCGAGATCAAAGACCATATTATCGAAGCAGTTGTTTTAGATGAAGAAGGAAACGTGATCACCTTATCAAAGGAAGAACTTCAATTAGGTTATCGTACGAGTATTATTCAAAAGAAGGAGCTTATTGTATTAGAAGCATCTTTTAGTTTTGAGAAGGGTGATACGGATACTATTTTGACATCTATTAAAGATTTAAATAATAGAAGAAAAGAGAAACAACCATTAGAATATCCAAGTGCGGGAAGTACTTTTAAGCGTCCAGAGGGTCATTTTGCAGGTAAATTGATCATGGATAGTGGATTACGTGGATACCGTGTGGGTAATGTCTGTGTTTCCGAGAAACATTGTGGATTTGTTATTAATCTTGGTGGTGGAACTGCAAAAGATGTTATGACATTGATTGAAGATGTAAAAAGAATTGTATTTGAAAAATATCAGGTTGAATTAGAACCAGAAGTACGTATTGTAGGAGAATTTAGATAA
- a CDS encoding hypothetical ATP-binding protein UPF0042 translates to MVTGMSGAGKSSVLKMLEDAGYFCVDNLPIPLISKFATLTFEETEHIDKVALGVDIRSGHSLEELDTILKEFEEKKYHYEMLFLDASTEVLVKRYKETRRTHPLAKEGRVDKGIELEREKLEFLKKKSDYIIDTSMLLIRELKTEIDKIFVKNEGFQNFIITVLSFGFKYGIPSDSDLVFDVRFLPNPYYIPELKPLTGNDAPVYDYVMQSDAAQKFLYKLEDMLKFLIPNYIVEGKNQLVIGIGCTGGKHRSVTLANAITKKLKELPYGVRVEHRDIEKDSLRKK, encoded by the coding sequence ATGGTAACAGGAATGTCAGGTGCAGGTAAAAGTTCTGTGTTAAAGATGTTAGAAGATGCCGGCTATTTCTGTGTCGACAATTTGCCAATTCCACTGATCTCAAAATTTGCAACATTAACATTTGAAGAGACAGAACATATTGATAAAGTTGCACTTGGAGTAGATATTAGAAGTGGTCATTCTTTAGAAGAACTAGATACGATTTTAAAAGAGTTTGAAGAAAAAAAATATCATTATGAGATGTTATTTTTAGATGCAAGTACTGAGGTATTAGTAAAAAGATATAAGGAAACGAGAAGAACTCATCCTCTTGCAAAAGAAGGCAGAGTAGATAAGGGAATCGAGCTGGAGAGAGAAAAACTTGAGTTTTTGAAGAAAAAATCAGACTATATTATTGATACTAGTATGCTTTTAATTCGTGAATTAAAGACAGAGATTGATAAGATCTTCGTGAAAAATGAAGGATTTCAGAATTTTATTATTACAGTACTTTCCTTCGGATTTAAGTATGGAATTCCAAGTGACTCAGATCTAGTGTTTGATGTTCGGTTCTTACCTAATCCTTACTATATACCAGAGCTAAAGCCTTTAACTGGAAATGATGCACCGGTTTATGATTATGTAATGCAATCAGATGCGGCACAAAAGTTTTTGTATAAATTAGAAGATATGTTAAAATTCTTAATTCCAAATTATATTGTAGAAGGTAAGAATCAATTAGTAATAGGTATTGGCTGTACGGGCGGTAAACATCGTTCGGTTACTTTGGCAAATGCAATTACCAAGAAATTAAAAGAACTTCCTTATGGAGTGAGGGTAGAGCATAGGGATATAGAAAAGGATTCCTTGCGTAAAAAATAA
- a CDS encoding catabolite repression HPr-like protein Crh, which yields MMTKKIKIKLPTGLEARPVAMLVQVASQYESSIYVESEDKKVNAKSIMGMMTLGLAAGDDINITINGSDEAAAMDGIEKYLTCAE from the coding sequence ATGATGACAAAGAAAATTAAAATCAAGTTACCAACGGGGTTAGAAGCACGTCCAGTGGCAATGTTAGTGCAAGTAGCTAGTCAATATGAGTCTAGTATTTATGTTGAGAGCGAAGATAAAAAGGTAAATGCTAAGAGTATTATGGGTATGATGACTTTAGGGTTAGCAGCTGGTGATGATATTAATATTACGATCAATGGTAGTGATGAAGCTGCTGCTATGGATGGTATTGAGAAATACTTAACTTGTGCTGAATAA
- a CDS encoding DNA polymerase III alpha subunit encodes MDGSSKIKELVAKTKELGMDSIAITDHGVMYGVIDFYRAAKAEGIKPILGCEVYVAPNSRFDKESGTGENRYYHLVLLAENNEGYSNLMKIVSKGFTEGFYYKPRVDMEVLQEYSSGIIALSACLGGEVASNLRQGFYEEAKVAALKFRDTFGENNFFLELQDHGIDVQQTVNQGLMRLHKETGIPLVATNDIHYINADDAQAHDILLCIQTQKKVTDEDRMRYEGGQYYLKTPEEMANLFPYAPEAITNTHDIAERCNVEITFGEYKLPRYDVPDGYTAWEYLNKLCYEGLEKRYENPGQDLKDRLKYELDTINTMGFVDYFLIVWDFIKYARDNGIPVGPGRGSAAGSIVSYTLGITNIDPIRFNLLFERFLNPERLTMPDIDIDFCYERRPEVIDYVVHKYGKDRVVQIVTFGTMAAKAVIRDVGRVLDLGYAYVDHIAKMIPTELGITIEKALKQNSELRSEYESDEQAKFLLDMSMRLEGLPRHTSMHAAGVVISNASADEYVPLSRSSDDTITTQFTMTTLEELGLLKMDFLGLRTLTVIQNAVKLVNKHLPKDKQINIDDIDYNDKKVFDLISSGKCEGIFQLESAGMKSFMKELKPENIEDIIAGISLYRPGPMDFIPKYISGKNNQDSIQYECPQLEPILAPTHGCIVYQEQVMQIVRDLAGYSFGRSDLVRRAMSKKKADVMAKERQNFVYGNEEEGVKGCINNGISEEVANHIYDEMTDFAKYAFNKSHAAAYAVVSYQTAYLKCYYPVEFMAALLTSVIDNSTKVSEYIMNCRQIGIEILPPDINEGERQFSVSGNSIRYALSAIKGLGGPVIEAIVAERNENGNFTSLKDFATRLSGKEVNKRTIESFIKAGALDSLPGTRKQKMMVYMQVLDAVNQERKTAISGQMSLFDFATEEQKQELEITYPDVGEYPKEILLGFEKEVLGIYVSGHPLEEYEALWRKNITNTTLDFAIDDETDTVKVKDGVEAVVGGMITSKVIKTTRNNSMMAFITIEDLYGVVEVIVFPRDYEKYRAKLNEDSKVFIKGKITVEEDKPAKLICQSMLEFDQIPKETWIKFKSKEEFVNNEQELYACLSKYAGKDSVVVYLESEKAIKRLPKLYNLTANKETIDFLKQKYGDNNVVIRELSIENAMKMH; translated from the coding sequence TTGGATGGTTCTAGTAAGATTAAGGAACTTGTTGCGAAGACGAAGGAATTGGGCATGGACAGCATTGCAATTACGGACCACGGGGTTATGTATGGCGTTATTGATTTCTATCGAGCTGCTAAGGCAGAGGGAATCAAACCGATTTTAGGATGCGAAGTTTATGTTGCGCCTAATTCTAGATTTGATAAGGAATCTGGAACGGGCGAGAATAGATATTATCATTTGGTTTTATTGGCGGAGAATAATGAGGGTTATTCGAATCTGATGAAGATTGTTTCTAAGGGCTTTACGGAAGGGTTTTATTATAAGCCTCGTGTTGATATGGAGGTTCTTCAGGAATATAGTAGCGGTATCATTGCACTTAGTGCTTGTCTCGGTGGCGAGGTTGCTAGTAATTTAAGACAAGGGTTCTATGAGGAAGCGAAGGTTGCTGCGCTTAAATTTAGGGATACGTTTGGGGAGAATAATTTCTTCTTGGAGTTACAGGATCATGGGATCGATGTACAGCAGACAGTTAATCAAGGGTTAATGAGGCTTCATAAGGAGACTGGGATTCCCCTTGTGGCTACGAATGATATTCATTATATCAATGCAGATGATGCGCAGGCGCATGATATCTTGTTGTGTATTCAGACACAGAAGAAGGTGACTGACGAGGATCGTATGAGATATGAAGGTGGTCAGTATTATTTGAAGACACCGGAAGAGATGGCGAACTTATTCCCTTATGCGCCGGAGGCGATTACGAATACGCATGATATTGCGGAGCGTTGTAATGTGGAGATCACGTTTGGTGAGTATAAGTTACCTCGTTATGATGTACCTGATGGCTATACGGCTTGGGAGTATTTGAACAAGCTTTGTTATGAAGGATTAGAAAAACGATATGAGAACCCAGGACAGGATCTTAAAGATCGTTTAAAATATGAGTTAGATACCATTAATACGATGGGATTTGTAGATTACTTCTTGATCGTATGGGATTTTATCAAGTATGCGAGAGATAATGGAATTCCAGTTGGACCAGGTCGTGGTAGTGCGGCCGGAAGTATTGTTTCTTATACGCTTGGAATTACTAATATTGATCCAATTCGATTTAACTTACTGTTTGAACGTTTCCTTAATCCAGAGCGTTTAACCATGCCCGATATCGATATCGATTTTTGTTATGAGAGAAGACCAGAGGTAATTGATTATGTTGTTCATAAATATGGTAAGGATCGAGTAGTTCAGATCGTTACATTTGGTACGATGGCAGCGAAGGCTGTTATCCGTGATGTTGGCCGAGTACTTGATCTTGGCTATGCTTATGTAGATCATATTGCAAAAATGATTCCAACGGAACTTGGAATTACAATTGAGAAAGCATTGAAACAGAATTCTGAGTTAAGATCAGAATATGAGTCAGATGAACAGGCAAAATTCTTACTTGATATGTCGATGCGTTTGGAAGGGCTTCCACGTCATACTTCCATGCATGCGGCAGGTGTTGTTATCAGTAATGCTAGCGCAGATGAATATGTACCATTATCGAGATCTTCAGATGATACGATAACGACACAGTTTACGATGACGACATTAGAAGAACTTGGATTATTGAAAATGGATTTCCTAGGTTTAAGAACACTTACGGTAATTCAAAATGCAGTTAAGTTAGTGAATAAACATTTGCCAAAAGACAAACAAATAAATATTGATGACATTGATTATAATGATAAGAAAGTATTTGATCTGATCTCCTCTGGTAAATGTGAGGGTATCTTCCAGCTTGAAAGTGCGGGAATGAAGAGCTTCATGAAGGAATTAAAACCAGAGAATATAGAAGATATCATTGCCGGTATTTCCTTATATCGACCAGGTCCAATGGACTTTATTCCGAAATACATTTCCGGTAAAAATAATCAAGACAGCATTCAGTATGAGTGCCCACAGTTAGAGCCGATTCTTGCGCCGACTCATGGCTGTATTGTATACCAGGAACAGGTTATGCAGATCGTACGTGATCTTGCAGGATATAGCTTTGGACGAAGTGATCTGGTACGTCGTGCCATGTCAAAGAAGAAAGCAGATGTTATGGCGAAAGAACGTCAAAACTTTGTATATGGTAATGAAGAAGAAGGCGTTAAGGGCTGTATCAATAATGGCATTTCAGAAGAAGTTGCGAACCATATTTATGATGAGATGACAGACTTCGCAAAGTATGCCTTTAATAAATCGCATGCGGCTGCGTATGCAGTAGTTTCTTATCAGACAGCTTATTTAAAATGTTACTATCCAGTAGAGTTTATGGCAGCCTTACTGACAAGTGTTATTGATAATAGTACAAAAGTAAGTGAGTATATTATGAATTGCCGTCAGATTGGAATTGAGATCTTACCACCTGATATTAATGAAGGGGAAAGACAATTCTCAGTATCCGGTAACTCAATCCGTTATGCATTATCAGCAATTAAAGGTCTTGGTGGTCCTGTGATCGAAGCGATTGTGGCAGAGAGAAATGAAAATGGAAACTTTACGTCACTGAAAGATTTTGCAACCAGATTATCAGGAAAAGAAGTAAATAAGCGTACCATTGAAAGCTTTATTAAGGCGGGAGCATTAGATAGTCTTCCAGGCACAAGAAAGCAGAAGATGATGGTGTATATGCAAGTATTAGATGCGGTAAACCAAGAACGTAAGACGGCGATATCCGGTCAGATGTCATTGTTTGATTTTGCAACAGAAGAACAGAAGCAAGAGTTAGAGATTACTTATCCAGATGTAGGCGAGTATCCAAAAGAGATTCTATTAGGATTTGAGAAAGAAGTACTTGGTATCTATGTAAGTGGACATCCACTGGAAGAATATGAGGCTCTTTGGAGAAAGAATATTACTAATACAACCTTGGATTTTGCAATTGATGATGAGACAGATACAGTTAAGGTAAAAGATGGTGTTGAGGCAGTAGTCGGCGGAATGATCACATCAAAAGTAATTAAGACGACTAGAAATAATTCGATGATGGCCTTTATTACGATCGAAGATCTTTATGGAGTAGTTGAAGTTATTGTATTCCCAAGAGATTATGAAAAGTATCGTGCAAAATTAAATGAGGATAGTAAAGTTTTTATTAAGGGTAAGATAACAGTAGAAGAAGATAAACCAGCAAAGTTAATTTGTCAATCAATGTTGGAGTTTGACCAAATTCCGAAGGAGACATGGATTAAGTTTAAAAGTAAGGAAGAATTTGTAAATAACGAACAAGAATTGTATGCATGTTTGAGCAAATATGCTGGAAAAGATTCTGTTGTTGTCTATTTGGAAAGTGAAAAAGCAATAAAAAGACTTCCGAAATTATACAATTTGACAGCGAATAAAGAAACAATCGACTTTTTAAAACAAAAATATGGTGACAATAATGTTGTCATTCGTGAACTGAGTATTGAAAATGCGATGAAAATGCATTAG
- a CDS encoding 6-phosphofructokinase — MSNKINTIGVLTSGGDAPGMNAAIRAVVRCALSRGVNVKGIRKGYSGLLEEDIIDMNAKDVADIIQRGGTVLYTARCAEMRTEEGQKKAAEICRKHGIDGLVVIGGDGSFQGARKLANLGINTVGLPGTIDLDIACTDYTIGFDTAVNTAMEAIDKVRDTSTSHERCSIIEVMGRNAGYIALWCGIANGAEDILITERYDHDEERIINNIKEKRKVGKKHHIIVNAEGIGDSYGMAKRIEEATGIETRATIIGHIQRGGSPTCKDRVYASVMGGYAVDLLCEGKTKRVVGYRNGKFVDYDIQEALDMTKDIDQYMFDLSKRLSR; from the coding sequence ATGAGTAATAAAATTAATACTATCGGTGTTTTGACAAGTGGCGGCGATGCGCCAGGAATGAATGCTGCAATTCGTGCAGTTGTACGTTGTGCATTATCAAGAGGAGTAAATGTAAAAGGTATCCGTAAGGGATATAGTGGACTACTCGAAGAAGATATTATTGATATGAATGCAAAAGATGTTGCAGATATCATTCAGCGAGGAGGAACTGTTCTTTATACTGCACGTTGTGCAGAAATGAGAACAGAAGAAGGACAGAAGAAGGCAGCGGAGATCTGTAGGAAACACGGTATTGATGGTTTGGTAGTCATCGGTGGTGATGGTTCTTTCCAAGGTGCTAGAAAGTTAGCTAATCTAGGAATTAATACGGTTGGACTTCCAGGAACGATCGATCTCGATATTGCTTGTACTGATTATACAATTGGCTTTGATACAGCAGTGAATACTGCTATGGAAGCAATTGATAAAGTACGTGATACTTCTACTTCTCATGAAAGATGTAGTATCATTGAAGTGATGGGACGTAATGCAGGTTATATTGCATTGTGGTGTGGTATTGCAAATGGTGCTGAGGACATACTGATCACAGAACGTTACGATCACGATGAAGAGAGAATTATTAATAATATCAAGGAAAAACGTAAAGTAGGTAAGAAACATCATATTATCGTCAATGCAGAAGGTATTGGTGATTCTTATGGAATGGCTAAACGAATCGAAGAGGCTACTGGTATTGAGACTAGAGCAACGATCATCGGCCATATCCAAAGAGGCGGAAGTCCTACTTGCAAGGATAGAGTGTATGCATCTGTTATGGGTGGATATGCAGTTGATCTACTTTGTGAAGGAAAGACAAAACGAGTAGTTGGATACAGAAATGGTAAATTCGTTGATTATGACATCCAAGAAGCATTGGATATGACTAAGGATATTGACCAATATATGTTTGACTTATCAAAACGTTTATCCAGATAA